The genomic window tttgtgataatgtaaccccttatgcatttattttattgtaacgatactgcagtttgctaattagtaggtaataataatcgacaacgggtttgcacatctctgagtaacgcgcgcttatcagtgttccgtgcgcccatgacggcacttcacgtccgatgcctgacgtcaccaccaagtagtgatgtggcattattgagagatttgagtggaagttacaagtacattttgatatttaaatacgttatttaaaggtttttagtagagctaaaagccagaattagaatattatattgtaaaacacctgtgtagtggttcttctaatctaagtatgtcaaaaacgaaatcagtgaaaatatcgatatcctgttttgtaatcactattgttctctaaggttttattttgcttcattgcggtgtcacgtcgagttacgtcaatgcttggcgttcaaaaggttaagacGGCCGTCATGCAAATGGCGGCACCGCTTTTTGACGTTACGGTGTCAATCACCGCCCTCGAGGAAACCGCGTCATTTGGTTTACATAGACAACGTTCTAGTGACGTCATTTACCGCTGTATTAAGGCcgctatatgtgacgttttcaatcaaaaggtaccacattatcgcttaccataaggacgaaaattgcttgaatttttatacgaaaaacctgtcagagcctccttatggcaagcgacaatgtcgtaccttttgcttgaaaatgaccCGTATAACGGCACCGCtttcctaggaaaccagagcttaaGGGCTATAATCGCCTCGCCTTTGACAATGAAATTAAGTTAAATAGCAGACAACCTATATCCTTATAAAAGttcatttttcaattaaaaatctaCCTTATAGTTGGAATTTTACTTACTTTCTACAGTAATATTGAATAAGTCGTATACGCGTTCCTGAGGTGGTGGAGGTGGCAGTGAAGTAATTTTCATAGGGATTCCAGTGTTCTGATCCCTTACCCTCATGTAGCCCTGTGTTACACATTCCCAGATCTCCATCAAAAGCAGATCACCAACTTGCCTGTAAATGTTATATACATTGATTTAGGTTACAAACTGCCTTTTGATCACTACAAAGGATGCTAAGAGGAAACATTCCTTTAATAGGTTAGGACCTACCCGAGGGTGCGTTGCGTTGAGCTGgtagttttatatgtataatctcactatatgtatttgtaattaAGTTTCTCGACGACGCGTTGTGTCAGTATGGCCGAATGAGAAAAGTATACGAGAGTATAATGATGTGGTTTTTACTTCGCTAGCAAATGTGTTAAGCTGTCCTAAGCAAATTATTATCAGTTGCTCACATTCCACATACATCCATCTCATTTCATGGCAACTAAATGTTTTATCAAGCAAATTTTCATTAACTTACCCAACGTATTGACGATGATTATCAAATGCTTGGAAAATATTTAAGGGAATATTATTATGTCCTAATATTGGAGGCGggtcattattattaatctgCTCATCTAGCCAATGTGGATTCCACCTCAGAATTTTGATTAAAGTTAACTTTTCTAAAGAGAATGACGGCATACGTCGAGGAGTGTCTACACGTGAAGTTTTTATAGAGCTAGTCTCTTCCAGTCTGTTTCCTGGCTCAATTTGGAATTCGACTATTTGAGGAGGTGCATCAGAAAAACGGACCGTTTTCTTTGCTTTTTTATGGGGCATGGGATCTACTTTTGATATTGGTTTCTTTGTTTCTTCACTTTCTGACAATGGTTTAAGGCTCTTAAGTGGTACCCGTGGGTCAGATGGTTTCTTAGTTGTTTTGGTTTCAACTTTTTTTGGCTCTTTAGTAtctttttcttttcgttttttCGAGTTTTCAATGTCTTCGGAACGCGCCTGTCGGCTATGTGAACTTTTTCGAGATGTTTCCGTTTTCTTGCTTTTCGTTTTATGAGGTTTTTCTGGACTAGTTTTTCTTGCCATAGGTATTACAACTGCTTGCGCTACTTGTTCCTCTGCCAAGAACGCACCTCTGTTGGAAGACGTTTGTTTAACGTTAACCTTTGCTTTATTGGCTTGATTGTCCGAAATATCAGTTTTACTATAATTTATGTCTGTTTGTTTATCTTTATTAGCAATCTCCCTTAACTTCTTTCTTCGTTCTTCTTTTAGTGCATTACTAATCTGATTTTTAGATGAGGAGTGTTTTGATGACTTACTCCTATTTGAGGAAGAAGATGAAGATGGTTTTACAGAAGTAGTTCTTGATGATGTAGTAACTTTTGGTttacctataaaaataataaatcgataaataaaaaattgattcatctaaaaaataacataaagtaatgtgtaaaaaatgaatatcaattttaattaattaatcagaTCCTTAAAAGCTATACTAATACTATGTACCTTCAGGACTAGTGGCATAATGTGATTTTCTCTTTGGTAACTGCACAAGTGGCTCAATCATTTGTGTTTTCTTTCCAATCTCATTTTGATTCTCAATAGCAGGTTTGGGTGGAACTGTAGAACAACCGTCTACTCTGTCTTCACCTTTCTCCAAATCCTCATGTGCAGTGGGAGTTTTTGGTGCACTGAGGCTTATCATATTGTTCATAAAGTCTTCTTCATCAGTAATTTCCCCAAAAAACTCCTTATTTTTTGCAGATATGTCATCTTTCGTTTTATTAGGACTTCTCTTATTTTCCGATTGTTTAGGTTGTGGAGGTGGTGGAATACTTATTATATCATCATAGAAGTCTTCATCATTCTCTAAGTCAATTATGGGATCGATTTGGCTGTATGAAGTGTTTTCTTGCTGAGGGTCTATTTCACTGCTGCGTCTCATGAATGGTTTGCCGGGCGAGCTTTGGGAAAGTCTCATTAGCCATTGTTCAGATTCACTATCAGTATCACTATCCTCTATTTGAATGGGTTCATTATCGTCAAATCCTAAATATTCTTGCTTTACATCAAACACTTCATAATCTGATATTTCATTTTCAGTATTCATTACTTCTTCTTTGACTATTAATTTTGGTTGTTCCTCTATAATTGgatcaattttaattttcttagtGTCACATTTTGGTTGTTCCTCCAAATTCGGattgtttttaatattcttaGTTTCATGTTTTGGTTGTTCCTCTAAGATAGGATCCATTTTAACTTTCTTAGTGTCATGTAAGCTCTTTTTAGAATCTTTGGTTGTTACTTCACTATCACTATCTGATAAAAGGTTGATGACATTTGTGCTTTGTTTAAGAAGGtcctcttctttttttgttatttgattGTTTAAACTAGAATCAGTTAGATAATcatcttcttttttaatttttgtactaCTAGTATTAATGTAATCAAGTGATTTTCTTTTTAACGACTTAGACTCTGATTTTAGTTTATTAGATAAAAGTTCTTTTGCATTGGCCTCCCCTGCATCCATGGAAGAAAGTTTCGATTCTAGGTTATCATCACTGTCACTAAGATATTGTATTCTGCTAGATGTAGATTCTCTGTTCAATACAGTTTCATTGTGGTTTTCGTTGACTAATTTATAAACGTGCTTGTCATTGTCAGTGATGGATGGAAGCGAGCTGACCACTGTGGTCCATCCAAAACCTATTAAATCATTATGCTTGGCAGATATTGTAGCTCcaacaagtatttttttactcCCAATGTAGGTGCCATTAGAACtctgaaaatttattaaaacatttctAAAAGAAGAATTTAAAATGTTGCATAGATCAGCCTGATTAGaggcaaatatttttaaaatcttggttttacaagttacaagccaTAGTGAACTATGCAAAAACCAAAATAaggttaattattgtttaatttttttggggCTTTGGTTGTCAGACACAATATTTTGTGTAATAGTTGTCAAGGACATATTGAAGTCCagtcaaaggtcccactttgtcccttaccataaggacgaaatttatttgtatgtttatatgAATAACCTATTAAAGCGTtattatggcaagcgacaaagtgggactttttgcCGGGAAACAACAAATATGAAGATATAGAGGTCCACAAACAGCCCAATTTAAACACAatgttaagtaggtaattatatgaatttattacaataaagcAATgcgaataatattaatatttaatgtacgATCCAATGAGCACTATACTTAGCCTTATGTCTAACATCTATAAGGTTTTctctaaattaatattattattattttctctaaGAGATCTCTTTCTCAGCCTAAGCTGGTAATTAGTATTATCTACGAGCCGGAGCCAAGTAGATGATATGTGACACTTAAGTTAAATTAGTTTTTACATCTTCTTGCAGGAACTTCCGTATGATTCTGCAAGTGTTAAGTATAGCTGCCTTTTGTAactgtatataagtatttgGTTTCAGGTCAATGAGTTTCAGACTGTGGTGGAGGTATTTAGGAATGACACCAGTGGTTGACAAAACTATGGGGACAATGTATACTTTTCCTGATTCCAGATCCTGGTAACTTCAtctttaagcttagaataaatttaaaagtaacgAATTGATGAGCGAAAAACGAAAAGtaatgaattcttagtgtttctgttttgaaagtttcatctgatatcttatgtatttgtatgtatgtatattgtatgtatttatatgaatattatatatacagatatatgtatgtatgtctatgcctatccattatttaactacttgtatatatgtaatcactatgttgcaccgcctacaaattatctgctttgcccgaaggttgactggtagagaatgcctcatagcattaagtccgccttttgtacgattgtattttcttttgtgcaataaagattaaataaaataaataaataaataaaagtggaaaaattactgccttgggtgagacttgaactcacggcctctggattggATTttggagttcaagtctcacccaaggcagtaatttttccacttttaagtttattctaagcttaatagcatcgatcgcagacgtttctgcttgttaaaaattaatttatctttaAGGTTAGTATTGTAAggtgttagaacgtgacaggcatggtgacaggcagtaaaaatgctaccgtgctaagcccgcaggtgTGCGTATGCGTATCATATGGTCAGAAGCATAAGAAAAAGTATCTAAAAAGTATCTAAATTTGAAAAAGTTTTATAACattaattaaagttttataaGTCTAGGACCTACGTGATTAAgagactatttttttttttagtatatttttgtactttttcagTAATAGTTTTATCTAGGTTGTGGGTGTTGGGGACAGCGATATCTATTAGGtaagtaattttttgtattttgttagtCAAGGTTATATCCGGTCGGTTATAGTGAGTCATTGTGTCGGTGAGTATGGCGCGGTCAAAGTACATTTTGTGGGTTTCATTTTCTAGAATACAGCTAGGGCTATATTTGTAGTAGGGTGTGTTACTGTATGGTTATGTTTAAGAGCCAGTTTTTGATGTACGATATTTGCTACCTAATTATGTCGATGGGTGTAGTCTGTTTGTGTAAGATTAGGGCATGCTCcggtgattattattattattcagtaagcaggcaggcagttgtgACAACTGATATAGTCTGTATCCAGTTATATTAAACAGAATCTCAGAAGAAATGGAAGAAACGACAACCTATGGAATAAGCGGGCTTCAGAGCAGGGTTTTCAACTATAGACCACATGCATACCCTAAAACAGTTGATAGAAAAATATCAAGAATATGGTAAAGCTATGTACATTGCATTCGTGGACTACAACAAAGCATTCGATTCCATAAAACACAACTTTCTTTGGAACGCTCTAATGCAACAGGGCGTCCCCAATAAGTACATCCGTATAATTAGAAATGTTTACTGCAACAGCACGGCTCAGATAAAACTAGAAGCAACTGGTGAAGTTTCCAATATCAACTGCACTTTAGCTGACGCGGAGTTCAgggctcatattttttttatagaaagtactcATCATAACCAATCTCCCCAGAGTCCCCACCAAGTCTTATGGCGCGGAACCCcatagttttcgagaaaaaaaaaagtaaaagttcccatacaaacttccttTAACACGGCTCTGGCGCATTCAGTTGTCAAAACTGAATGCGTTCCTACGCAGTTTAGGACTATGATACATCTAGGTGTActctttaaaattcaccacTCTCCCCACCCCTCCACCTGACGCTACACCCCCTCCCACCTTAAAATGTGTCCCCGTTGGTGGTTTTTTGACATTCTCAcgaaaactataatagatatcAAAAAAGTGTCAAGCACAGAATTAATCCTtattaaatttggaacaaaaaAGGCTTTATGTGTCTTTGTACAAGTTGGACGGTATTCACTTGTATAaccttaaaattacaaaataaccatACTCGTTTGACGACGtgcattatattttcaaaacgactagacggattttaatgaaatatacctaAAGTTCACCGCAGTGAAGCCagctatcaaacaaaaaaaaaacacattaaaatcggttaaTCTGTTTCGGCGCTACGAGGTCACAGGTAGACACACAAATACCAAAGACATCATCCTTTTTCAACTGGAAATATTGAGATGTGTACGCTATAGACCAAAATTCtttttcatcaaccctccccacccctcccccctctgTGTCTCCCCCACACCGCAAGGGGCCCGAAATGCGGTTttacaagccgtttcgatttgggatccaaaactgacgaaatgtcacaaactgtcaattttgacagtataaatctacacttaacaatgtcactgggtgctaaattatatcccaaaaagataatttacactgaaaatgacaaaaactgtcaatctgtcaaattttacTGATATgttaaacaacactaaactatgacacttagtaccaaactttaacaaaacatgttaattttcactaaaaatgacaaaaactgtcaaactgtcagttttgacagatgcgtcaaactactttttccatcccatgactaatgttgaaggtcctatcaaaatcggacaaaccgtttcgatttgggatccaaacctgtcaaaatgtcacaaaatgtaaattttgacagatagtataaatctacacttaacaatgtcacttggtgctaaattatatcccaaaaagataattttcactgaaaatgacaaaaactgtcaatctgtcaaatttgactgatatgtcaaacaacactaaactatgtcacttagtaccaaaactttaacaaaacatgttaattttcactaaaaatgacaaaaactgtcaaactacattttccatcccatgactaatgttgaaggtcctatcaaaattggacaagccgtttcgatctgggatccaaaactgtcaaaaatgtcaccaaatgtcaattttgacagtataaatctacacttaacaatgttacttggtgcaaaattctatcccaaaaagataattttcacttaaaatgacaaaaactgtcaatctgtcaaatttgactgatatgtcaaccaaaccgtagttccactaggtactgccagggttcagcatcagctctatcatgggtctctccgaagtgctcatcaagacgattcaaatgaccaaaaccgcgtatgtctatgttgcaccaaacctgaattccagtaggtactaggtactgctactaccgccagggttcagtcagggtcattttgctgtctcattttaaaatatcacgaatttaattttattaaacgttaatgcaattgagagtaattctaattaattttttgaaactttaatgtctcaaaaatttaatttgaattaacttgaatgcaattggtgcgtaataCAATTGGTTAAtagcggaactaatggttaatgcaattgatcaatggttaattaaaattaacaattacggccaacactgacgAAGGGCCTACACCTAACCTATCCAGGTTAAAAATAACTATCTTATGGCGTCTGTTTTTTAATGCGGGGGGCTTCGGCCCTCGAGCCCCCCGTCCCCCCTTTTGTCACTCTTCTTGTCCTTGTCCTAAACCGCGGAGGAACATATTCATCAGTTTTGACAACTGAATGTGCCAGAGCCGTGTCgaaggaaatttgtatgggaactaacattttttttctcgaaaactatgGGGTTCCGCACCATAAGACTTGGTGGGGTGATTACTTATGATgagtactttctataaaaaaatatgagcccTGAACTCCGCGTCAGCTAAAGTGCAGTTGAGctaatttgtatgggaactttaacattttttttctcgaaaactatgGGGTTCCGCGCCATAAGACTTGGTGGGGACTCTGGGGAGATTCCTTATGATgagtactttctataaaaaaaatatgagcccTGAACTCCGCGTCAGCTAAAGTGCAGTCCTTAAATGGTACCTATATTACTTAACgattttagaatattttttttaatatgaaatatgacGATAAAGTATGACATGCAGGTGTGAGGCTAAGTAGAATAAAAGTAGTTTTGTACTTACTTTTAAGTCTGTAATTAAAATGCGGTCTTTTTGTGCTTCTATAACACAATGATTTCTCGATATCACTATGCTTGATAACGTTATTTTATTGTCGTATCCTCTGCCAATAGATATTTTTGTGTCTTCCTCCAAAGTAAACTCCTCTGTGCCAAACTTATGACGACATAATTTCCACTTTGCCATGCttcttttattatatttactgCTAAAAAATGCTTAGACAAATTGGTTGTTTAACTTAAAAGCATTTTTGAGGTTCTTTACAGCTGTTCTTTTGTCATGTATTACAACGTTTTTGCATGTAATTGAATTATAACGGCTTA from Cydia strobilella chromosome 11, ilCydStro3.1, whole genome shotgun sequence includes these protein-coding regions:
- the LOC134745105 gene encoding uncharacterized protein LOC134745105 → MAKWKLCRHKFGTEEFTLEEDTKISIGRGYDNKITLSSIVISRNHCVIEAQKDRILITDLKSSNGTYIGSKKILVGATISAKHNDLIGFGWTTVVSSLPSITDNDKHVYKLVNENHNETVLNRESTSSRIQYLSDSDDNLESKLSSMDAGEANAKELLSNKLKSESKSLKRKSLDYINTSSTKIKKEDDYLTDSSLNNQITKKEEDLLKQSTNVINLLSDSDSEVTTKDSKKSLHDTKKVKMDPILEEQPKHETKNIKNNPNLEEQPKCDTKKIKIDPIIEEQPKLIVKEEVMNTENEISDYEVFDVKQEYLGFDDNEPIQIEDSDTDSESEQWLMRLSQSSPGKPFMRRSSEIDPQQENTSYSQIDPIIDLENDEDFYDDIISIPPPPQPKQSENKRSPNKTKDDISAKNKEFFGEITDEEDFMNNMISLSAPKTPTAHEDLEKGEDRVDGCSTVPPKPAIENQNEIGKKTQMIEPLVQLPKRKSHYATSPEGKPKVTTSSRTTSVKPSSSSSSNRSKSSKHSSSKNQISNALKEERRKKLREIANKDKQTDINYSKTDISDNQANKAKVNVKQTSSNRGAFLAEEQVAQAVVIPMARKTSPEKPHKTKSKKTETSRKSSHSRQARSEDIENSKKRKEKDTKEPKKVETKTTKKPSDPRVPLKSLKPLSESEETKKPISKVDPMPHKKAKKTVRFSDAPPQIVEFQIEPGNRLEETSSIKTSRVDTPRRMPSFSLEKLTLIKILRWNPHWLDEQINNNDPPPILGHNNIPLNIFQAFDNHRQYVGQVGDLLLMEIWECVTQGYMRVRDQNTGIPMKITSLPPPPPQERVYDLFNITVEIAVPRSETRNVPRMGDIMIVYFGPENAKNSRFLYVNNVQQPNNRRPCFTVNLHAIFTDKMRSMHPGEVMIGKSLAYIQKELTLFEAMEYLAESPLSEAILRPEPQHFPEIPHRPECNMNSRWVNGLNDSQKAAVSASVSAALGDRPRIQMVQGPPGTGKSAVITAMVMAYFYDPAERRLQNRSKILICATSNAAVDELVCRLLIIRQTLPKNERFRMVRVGRAEAMNQRARDVSSQQLAQRDARVRPDQQAPALKEEISRLTAKINMWKSASRDAKDPSRIAYCEERVKQFTLKRAQLGGSGDGSEEPRPEDVARAERRIIEGADIVLTTLASAINQKMRGLKRRIALCIVDEAGQAIEPEALIPLTLDVTRLTLIGDPQQLPGYICSQRAKRHGLGESLFSRLASSAESWPRTPVVLLDTQYRMQRAIAEYPVRTFYAGRVACAPVPRPPLPVLPYSILSVASGDKGQGASGSNDMEAWGVTRLAIALREVARRLNLNMAIITPYNAHKELIKRNLKALQQDQSEPVEVNTVDSFQGQERDIIIVSLARSHGVGFLTDAGRLNVMLTRARHALVIALNPHAFMRNDQWRTLVEDAQRRGLLRPLPNKMCQPLAPGQPVEEILQYIN